The sequence below is a genomic window from Brevibacillus laterosporus.
AGTTATTTCTTGCCTTTTCCTTTAATATTCTCATCCCAATATTGCATCCACTCTTTTTCTTTCTCGGCCATGACCTTCCAATCAATCTCCAATGGTTTTAGCTCCACATCTTTTAACCAAGCAGGCAGATTTTCTTTATTGATATTTGATAGTGTGGGAATTTGGTAGTACTTCTCTGCCATTTCAATTCGTATTTTTTCATCAAATAAGAAGTCATAAAATTCCTTAGCGGCATCCAGGTTTTTAGCGCCCTTTACAATCGCTACTCCATCTACTAGGATTGGCGCACCGCTTGCTGGATAAATGTAATCAAATGGTTGCTTCTTTGTTTCCTTTTGGATCATGACATCTTGCAAATTCCACAGAGATATTGCACCCTCTTGACGTGCTAGCTTCAAATACAGGTTGGTAGGATCCTGAGCGTATTCCTTCGTGTTCGCGTCCAATTTTTTCAGCCATTCATAGCCCTTGTCTGGAGTTGTTAGACCTTGACGATACATCATCGCCGAATAGATCGTGCGCATCGTACCTGATTTCAAAACACCACGGATAATAATGTTATCCTTGTATTTTGGGTCTAGTAAATCATCCCAATCTTTGGGCGCTTCTGCTTTTGGTAGCATATCGGGATTGTACATGATGACTTCTGGCAGTAGC
It includes:
- a CDS encoding extracellular solute-binding protein, whose protein sequence is MRKIGKMVGCVGKKWVKSLLTGSVAISLAACSSQAGTGETSKTSELSSKASVQQQKLVIYTGRDKSVVEDFIPKFEVAHPDIKVDVLTIGAQEILERIRGEKANPQADFWWGGTQSGLMTAADEGLLESYKPPFSNHIPTLYKDSQDRWYGEMLLPEVIMYNPDMLPKAEAPKDWDDLLDPKYKDNIIIRGVLKSGTMRTIYSAMMYRQGLTTPDKGYEWLKKLDANTKEYAQDPTNLYLKLARQEGAISLWNLQDVMIQKETKKQPFDYIYPASGAPILVDGVAIVKGAKNLDAAKEFYDFLFDEKIRIEMAEKYYQIPTLSNINKENLPAWLKDVELKPLEIDWKVMAEKEKEWMQYWDENIKGKGKK